The following are encoded in a window of Algiphilus aromaticivorans DG1253 genomic DNA:
- a CDS encoding class II aldolase/adducin family protein: protein MADDAQTDSPALDEAAIRHDLAAAYRLVALFGWDDLVFTHLTAKVPGPEHHFLINPYGMTFEEITASSLVKIDAEGNKVEDSPWPVNPAGFLIHSTIHGAREDAGCVMHTHSLNGVAVSAQKQGLLPLSQQSLFVLSSLAYHDYEGVALEEGERARLIADVGDANFFMLRNHGLLTIGPTVADAFLAMYLFEAACTVQIRALSGGGETIHIPQEILAGAQRMQQQVTHSQGAALVWPGLLRRLDRENPGYAD, encoded by the coding sequence ATGGCCGACGACGCCCAAACCGACAGCCCCGCTCTCGACGAGGCCGCCATTCGCCATGATCTGGCCGCGGCCTATCGTCTGGTCGCCCTTTTCGGCTGGGATGATCTGGTCTTCACGCATCTGACGGCCAAGGTTCCGGGGCCGGAGCATCACTTCCTGATCAATCCTTACGGCATGACCTTCGAGGAGATCACGGCCTCTTCGCTGGTCAAGATCGACGCCGAAGGCAACAAGGTCGAAGACAGCCCCTGGCCGGTGAACCCGGCGGGTTTCCTTATCCACAGCACGATTCATGGCGCGCGGGAAGACGCCGGCTGCGTCATGCACACGCATTCGCTCAACGGCGTCGCCGTCTCGGCGCAGAAGCAGGGGCTGCTGCCGCTGTCGCAGCAGTCGCTCTTCGTGCTGTCCAGCCTCGCCTATCACGACTACGAGGGCGTGGCGCTGGAGGAAGGCGAGCGCGCGCGCCTGATCGCCGACGTAGGTGATGCCAACTTCTTCATGCTACGCAACCACGGCCTGCTCACAATCGGCCCGACAGTGGCCGACGCCTTCCTGGCGATGTATCTCTTCGAGGCAGCCTGCACGGTGCAGATCCGCGCCCTTTCCGGTGGCGGCGAGACGATCCACATCCCGCAGGAAATCCTGGCCGGCGCTCAGCGCATGCAGCAGCAAGTCACCCATTCGCAAGGTGCGGCGCTGGTCTGGCCCGGCCTGCTGCGGCGGCTGGATCGCGAGAACCCCGGCTACGCCGACTGA